The genomic region GCGCGAGAAAGAGAATGCTGAACGACTGCAAAAAGCGCAAGAGCAGCGCGAAGCCCTCAAAGCTCAGCGTGAAAAGGAAAATGCGGAGCGCATACAGAAGATGCAGCAAGAACGTGAAGCCCTAAAAGCCCAACGCGAGAAAGAAGCTGCTGAGCGCGCTCAGAAAGCACAAGAACAAAAGGCTAAAACAGAAGCCGAGACCAAAAAGTAACTTTTAATAAATTAATTATAAAGAAGATGATGAGAAACATTAGAACAATGATGATCGCTGTAGCTCTATTTTTCGGAGCTATGTCCGCAGCTACTGCACAAGTGAAAATCGCCCACATTGATGTGCAAAAACTTTTAGAAGAAATGCCTGAACGCAAATCAGTAGAGGCTCAACTCAAGAAGGTAGAGCAAAGCTATATGAACGATATCCAAGCAGCTGTAAAGGAATTACAAGCACGTGCAGAGAAATACCAAAAAGAAGCAGCAGCACTTAGTGAAGCTGAACTGAAGAAACGTGAAGCTGAATTCCTTAAAAAGTCAGAAGAAATTCAGACTATGGAAGCTAATATCCGTCAATCACAACAAACCGCAGCTCAGAAGCTACAAGAAAAACAAAAAGAACTCGTTGAACCTCTTTTGAAGAAAGTAAAATCATCTATTGAGAAGATTGCTAAATCAAAAGGCTTCCAATATGTATTGGATTC from Capnocytophaga haemolytica harbors:
- a CDS encoding OmpH family outer membrane protein codes for the protein MMRNIRTMMIAVALFFGAMSAATAQVKIAHIDVQKLLEEMPERKSVEAQLKKVEQSYMNDIQAAVKELQARAEKYQKEAAALSEAELKKREAEFLKKSEEIQTMEANIRQSQQTAAQKLQEKQKELVEPLLKKVKSSIEKIAKSKGFQYVLDSSAGSSVIVATGDDLYSAVKKDLGF